TTGACCGTGCAACTTGCCCAGGAATTCAATATTACTGAAAGGGAGCGGATTAATTTAATTATTGAATCGTTGTTTGATCCAACGTCAAGTGCTCATATCTATTTTTCGATCGATCGGGATTTACAGGAGTTACCTTTTCATAGTATCGAAGCTTATTGCGAGTCGCTTCCTTATAATTATTCTATCATTCGTCTGAATTAAAAAGGACTGTGATTTGAAAGTGCAACAACAAGGCAATTTGAAAAGTTTAGATATTTTTTCTGGTTCTTTTCTTGCAGAACTAAAAAAACTTTATATCTTTGCAAGGAAATTATGAAGATTCAACTTACACATAAACAGCAAGAACTTGTAGAAAGTTTTGGAGTAATCCAGGAGCAGATGGGGTTACCCCCTGCTTCGGCACGAGTAAATTCTTTGTTGACTGTAGCCAATGAGACCGAACTTACTTTTGACGAGATAAGAGAGACGCTTCAGCTTAGTAAGAGTGCCACCAGCAATGCCATTAACAGCTTACTATCCCTTGACAGGATAGGTTATAAAACCAAAACAGGGGATAGAAAGCGCTATTTCTTTTCGAAATTGGATCAATGGAAAAGTTCTTTTCGAAAAGACATCTCCGGGCTTTCAGGTTATAATGAAGTAATGAAAGAGATTTTATTGAACCGATCGCCGAAGACAAAAGAATACAATGCTAAAATAAAAGAGCTAACCCTCTTTATGGATTATTTTATGAAAGAAAGTATAAAGCTGATTGACAATTGGAATAAGAGATAGGCATTTTTTTTAATGATTCAGGTTCTTTTATTTTTGAACTAACTAATATTTACATAACTAACTAATGAATACTAGAATTAAATTACTTCTTTTCGTTATTTCCTATACACTTTTCGTTTCGTGTGCATTTTCACAAGAAGAATCAATATCGTTGACATTGGAAGAAGCGGTCAATATTGCCATAGAGAACAACACAAATCTTAATAAAGCAAAAATAGACGAGCAAATAGTTCAGGCACAAATTGCTGAAGTAAAAGGAAGAGCGCTTCCACAAATTAGTGGTAGCGGACAATTTAGCGACAATTTTTCGCTGGCTACACAACAACTCCCGGGTGAGTTTTTTGGTGGTGAACCGGGAACAACCGTAGATGTAGCTTTTGGAAACAGATACAACCTCACAGCGGGTGTTAACGTGCAGCAACAGTTACTGGATTTTCAATTATTCAATTCGGTTCGTGCAGCAAAAGCGCTCGAGACCTTACAGGAATTACAAACGCTTCAGACGACCGAAGATTTAATTATCAACGTGGTTCAAGTATACATTCAAATTCAGGTTACGGAAAAACAAATTCAGCTGCTTCAGGAAAATTACAATCGTACCAACAGTTTGGTCGAACTTTCAGATGCAAAGTATGAGGAAGGTATTATTCGCAAACTTGATTTAAATCAGTTGATTGTAAACAGATCCAACCTCAACACCCAAATTGAAGACGTCCGATTTACCAGAAACGAACAAGTTCGCTTATTGAACTTATATCTTAATATTCCTATCAGCACAAGTGTTACATTAACTGAAAAGCTGGAAGATCGCGCTCCCTACCCTATTGAGGAAGGTTTAAACGTAGCTTCGAACATTCAGTTTCAACAAATGGAACAACAATTGGACTTGGCTTTACTTGATGAAAAACAAGTGAAATCCCGCTACCTGCCTACCCTAAGTGCTTACTTCAATTATAACTATCAAGGAAACAGTAACGAGTTGACTGTTAGTAGTCCCGACTATCAAGATCAGTGGAACGGCAACTGGGGTTTGACCGCATCGATTCCAATTTTCGATGGCTTTCAACGTAGTAAGCAACTCCAACAAAAACAGCTGACAACGAAAAAACTGGAAGAAGATAAAATTAATTTGAATAATAGTATTCAGAAGGCATACGAAGATGCCAAGGAACAATTGCTGTTGAGTAACACACAAATTGAAAGTCAGCAATCGAATATGGAACTAGCCAAAGAAAACTACGCTGGGATAAAATTATCATATAACGAAGGAGTGGCAGATTTGACCGAATTGTTAGATGCAGAATTTGCGTTGCAACAAGCTCAATCCAATTATCTAAACGCCTTATTACAATCGAAAGTAGCCGAACTCACACTTTTAAAAGCCAACGGGCAGCTCTCAAAACTCATTACACAAAACTAAATATCTTAATTAAAGCCACCCGAATTTACGGGCAAAACAAATGAAAACAAAAACCATATTCATACTAATTACGCTCCTTGCTGTTATAGGAATTGCTTATACATTATTTACCAACAAGCAGGAGTTAAATGAACAGGCAAATATAAAAGAGCAGGATTTTGCGGTTCCTGTTCAAGTGGTCACAGTATCACAAAAATCCCTTACCGATGCATTAACAGCAACCGGAGAATTTAGAGGCTGGGAAGAAGTAACATTGGTAGCCGAATCGCAAGGGAGTATTGAATATTTAAGATTTGAAGAAGGAGATAAGGTAAATAAAGGGCAGATTATTGCTAAGATTGATGCAGTCTCTCTGGGAGCTCAGTTATCCTCGGCACGTTCTAGTTTTGCAAAGGCTGAAAAAGATGTAGAACGTTATATTCGATTGGAAAAAGCGGGAGCTGTAAGTAAAACTCAACTGGAAGATATGCGACTTCAAATGGAGAACGCACAGACGAACATAGCTCAAATAAATCAGCAGTTAAGCTTTACAACCGTAAAATCACCAATTGATGGAATTATAAACACTTTGATGGTCGAAGAGACCAGTTTTGTAATGCCTGGGAATGAAATCGCTGAAATAGTTCAGGTGGATAAGTTAAAACTAATCGTGAATGTTTCAGAGAGTGAGCTTTCAAAAATAAGAGAAGGACAGGAAGTAAAAATTAAAACCGATGTTTTCCCCTTAAAAGAGTTTTCAGGAAAAGTGAGCAATATAAGTGTAAAGGGTGATGCATCGCGTAAATACAAAGTTACTCTTGAGGTAAAAAATATTCAGGAGGAAAAATTACGCGCAGGAATGTTTGGAGAGGTACATTTCGATGCTGTCGCATCTGCAAAACAAAGTGCCTTGGTAATTCCAAGGGAATCCATTGCAGGAAGTTTACAAAATCCACAGATATATATAGTGAAAGACAACGTAGCGTTTCTTACAACTATTAAAACGGGGGCAACAATCAACGGTGACGTTGTAGTGCTTTCCGGTTTATCGGCCGGCGACCTGGTTGTCACTAAAGGAATTATCAATTTAAAGGATAATACCAAAGTAAAAATCACAAAATAACAATCTATGTCTATTACAGAATTAGCAGTAAAACGGCCAACGCTTGCCGTTGTGGTTTTTACCATATTGGGACTTATAGGAGTTATAAGTTATACCAGTTTGGGGTATGAACTTCTGCCCAAAATCACTTCGCCGGTTTTATCAATAAGTACAGTTTATCCGGGAGCCTCTCCCGGGGAGGTTGAAAACTCGGTGACTACCAAAATTGAAGATGCGGTAGCGGGACTGGAAGGAGTTAAGGAAATTACTTCCACTTCTCAAGAAGGTTTGTCGCTGGTAAATGTAGAATTACAATACAATGCCGATGTAGATGCAGTCCTATCGGATGCTCAACGAAAAGTGAATAATATAGTTGGTGATTTACCAGATCAAGTAAATCAGCCAAGCGTAGAAAAATTCTCCTTTGACGAATTACCTATTATGCGATTGGGGGTTTCTTCCAGTATGAACCCTGTAGATTTTAATGATCTTGTGGAAAATAATCTGAAAGAAACCCTTTCCCGGGTAGACGGTGTTGCGCGTGTAACCATGGTTGGCGGAAACGAACGGGAAATTCGCATCAATGTGGACCGTGACAAATTAAAAGTGTATGGTCTCAGCATCTTGCAAGTAAGTCAGGCAATTGGAACTGCAAATCTTGATTTTCCCACCGGAAGCATCAAAGATAATTCGCAACAGGTAATTGTACGCTTATCGGGTAAATTTCAAAATGTCGAAGAAATTAAAAATCTCACAGTAAGCAGTAGTGAGGAAGGCTCTACTATTAAAATAAAAGACATAGCTGAAGTATATGATACTACCAAGGAAGTAAGTACCATTTCGCGGATTAATGGAATAAGCAGTATCGGACTTACAATTTCAAAGCAAAGTGATGGTAATACGGTTCAGGTTGCTGAGGATGTAATCACTGCCATCAAAAAAATTGAAACTGCAAATGACGATAAAGACCTTAAGATTGATATTGCCCAAGACAGTTCTGTTTTTACATTGGAAGCAGCAAACTCGGTGATTTTTGACTTGGGTCTTGCAGTAGGATTGGTAGCACTCATTATGCTATTCTTCCTTCATAGTTGGCGTGATGCCGTTATTGTTATGGTTTCTATTCCGGTTTCCATCATTACTACTTTTATATTGATGAATTTACTGGGATATACCTTAAATCTAATGACCTTGTTAGGACTATCATTGGTAGTAGGAATTCTGGTAGATGACAGTATTGTGGTCCTCGAAAATATTCACAGCCATATGGAACGCGGTAAAAACCGATTTGAAGCAGCGATTGCGAGCTGGAAAGAAATTGGTTTATCGGTAATGTCCATTACTTTGGTGTTGATAGCAGTGTTCTTACCCATAACCTTTGTTACAGGGCTTATCGCCGATTTGTTAAAACAGTTTTCGATTGTCGTTGCATTTGCAACGGCGGTAAGCCTATTGGTTTCCTTTACATTAACACCACTACTTGCATCTAGGTTTTCATCGGTGATGGAATTACAACCGAGCAAGGTATTACACAAACCTCTTATTTGGTTTGAAAAGGGGCTTGACGGTATCAATCAGTTCTACAAAGACGCACTGGCTTATACGTTGAAACACAAGCGCTGGACTTCGTTGGTATTGTTGGTAATGATTGTTGGCTCTTTTAGTTTGCTCGGCTTCGGTTTTATTGGAACTGAATTTGTTAAAAGTGGTGATAATGGCGAATTTATTGTCGAATTGGAATTACCCAAAGAAAGCACTATTGAAGAAACCAATTTGGCGACGCTTCAGGTTGAAGAATACTTATTGCAAGAGGTGGTGGTTTCATCGGTATTTACAACAGTTGGCACCGGTTCGGGTTCCGGCGGAAATTCTTCAAATTTAGCTCAAATTAATGCCAAGATGATTAGCCCTGATGAACGCACAATTACTTCTGAAAAATTTGCGCTTCAGGTAAAAGAAGAGCTATCCCAAAAAATTCCGGGTGTAAAATTCAAAACCGCTGCAGTTGGAATGGTTGGAGGAAGCACTGCCGGCCCCATTCAGGTTATTTTAACCGGAAATAATATTGACGAACTGATTGAGGTTGCCGAAGAAATGAAAATTGTAATCGACAAGGTACCCGGCACTCGAGAAGAGGAGCTTTCGGTGGAAGGAGGAAATCCTGAAATTGCCATCACCGTAGATCGAGATAAGATGGCTGTTCTCAAGTTAACCATGAGTGATGTGGGAAATACCATGCAAAATGCATTTGCAGGTAATACCCAATATAAATTCAGAGACGGAGAAAACGAATACGATATCAATGTGAAATTGGATCAGTTTGACCGAAAAAACATCGATGATATTAAAAAACTTACATTTTTAAATACCAAGTCTGAATTAATTGAATTACAACAATTTGCCGATGTGCAACAATCTACCGGCCCTACCAAACTGGAACGGAATAACAAAAAATCTTCCATATCTATAGGAGCGCAGGTGCTGGGAAGACCGGTTGGTACTGTTTCAACCGAAGTGGAAACCGCATTAACTCAAATGAAACTCCCTGAGGGTGTAAGCTACGAAATGGGTGGTGATCTTGAGAGTCAGACAGAGGCTTTTGCCAGTTTGGGATTGGCCTTATTAATGTCGATTGTGCTGGTGTATCTTATAATGGTAGCCCTGTACGAATCGTATGCCTATCCCTTAGTTGTAATGTTTTCGGTACCTACAGCCCTAATTGGAGCTTTCCTAATCCTAGCTTTATTTAAAGAAAGTCTAGGAGTTTTTACCTTTTTAGGGTTAATTATGCTGGTTGGACTTGTTATAAAGAATGCAATTTTAATTGTAGATGCTGCTAATCAATACAAAGAGCAAGGACTCAATAGCCGGGAAGCTGTTGAAAAGGCGGGAGTTTCCAGATTACGACCTATTTTAATGACAACAATTGCCATGGTAATTGCGATGATTCCAATTGCTTTTGCAACCGGAGCGGGGTCTGAATGGAAAAACGGTCTTGCCTTAGTTTTGATAGGTGGATTAATAAGTTCCTTGTTGTTTACGGTTATTATAGTCCCCATCATGTTTGTTGTAATAGATATTTGGAAAGGGGTAATAACCAAAAAAATAGCAAAAGTGCCTACAAAAGCTGAAGTGCTGGAAACAATTTCGGCTCATCAATAACCCTAAAAATTCGAAACTATGGTGTCATTTAGTATGAAGTCGGATAATTCTCTAACGGTAATCGTTGACAGGGATTTTGATAGTACAGAGCGAGAACGAATCGCTTTGTTTATTGAATCACTATTCGATTCGAATTTTCATGGAAAAATATGTTTTGCACTCGATGTCAATTTAAAAATGATATCTGTACAAATGATTGCAGATTTCTGCGAACGTTTACCCTATAATTATACAATAACACAAAAAGTTTCAGCCTAATATGTCCGATTTTTTTACAACTCACAAAGCTGCCATTGTATACGCCTGTGTTGTTATTGGTATAGTTGCCTTGCTGGTTCTGATTACCAATCTTTTACACAACTGGCTTGCAAAAAAAGCAAAAAGGAAGTATCCGAATGAAGAACCTGAAACGATTCATTTAATTCGAAGAATTTTTAGAACACTATGGGTAACTCTTGGTATTTCAGCTATAAGCTTCATATTCATAGACGAAAATCTATATACTGAAGCTCAAAATAATTTCTTCCTTATTGCCTATTTGGGCTTTGTACTTATCATTACTATTATAGGCGCTTCTGTTGTGCAAACTTTATTTGCGAGAGCTATAAGGAAGAAAACAATTGTTGAAGGCGGAGATCCCACCAGCTATAAATTTCTTCGGTATCTAGCCATTTTTGCGGTGTATTTTATTGGAGCATTATTGGCTATTCTTGCTTTTCCTTCGCTTCGCGGTATTGCTCAAACAGCATTAGGAGGCGCCGGAATTCTTGCCGTGGTTGCCGGGGTAGCATCGCAGGAAGCTTTGGCAAATTTGGTGGGTGGTGTATTTATCATTGCATTTAAGCCTTTCAAAATAAACGATGTGGTTAAAATTTCAGAAACAATGGTAGGAACGGTTACCGATATCACCTTGCGCCACACTGTTATTAGAAATTACGAAAATAAAATGATCGTGATTCCCAATTCGATTATCAATAAAGAAAAGGTCATTAATTATGACCTGGGAGAGCGAAAATGCTGTCATTGGATTGAAATTGGCATTTCCTACGATAGCGACATTGATTTGGCAAAGAATATCATGCAGCAGGAATGTGAAAATCACCCCAACATTCTTGACAATCGTACTTATTATGAAAGGCATCACAATGTTCCTAAAGTAATTACACGAGTAATTAAATTAGACGAATCGCAAGTGACCCTTAGGGCATGGGCATGGGCATCAGACTTCCCTACTGCCTTTATAATGAAGTGTGATTTACTGGAAAGTATTAAGAAGCGCTTTGTTGTAGAGGGGATTGAAATTCCATTTCCACATAGAACACTTGTATTAAAGAAAGAACAACTCGAAGTTATTAGCAAATCAATGCACGCTGTTGAATAGTCCGGCACTATTTATAGGATTAGGAGTTCTGTTACTATTCTCGTCATCATAAGATTTATAGTGCTAAAAACCGTAAGAAAAGATTCTATTAGCATAATAAAAAGCATTAAAAAAATTGAAAAAGACAATTAAAAAATGATTAAAACCAACTTGAAATTAGCCTTTTGTATGTTAACAATAACTTCTTGTTTACATGCCCAGGAAACCGAAACAGAATTCAAAAAAGAGGCAACCAAAGTTATAAAGGCTGATTTTCCCCAAAGCAGAGTACTCAATTTTGAATACGGACATTCTTTTTCCAGAGAATTTGATTCCAAGCTATTTGACATGCCATTTCAGGAAGGCGAGATAAGTAACCAAAAAACATTTAATGCCGCAGCAAATATACCCATTTTTAAAACTCGACTATGGTCGATAACCGGATCCGTAAAATACGCCTACAACGAGTTTGAATTCAGTGAGCTTAACAATGTCTCGGGTGTTTCAAATTATCAGCAAAACGACATTGTACATTTCCACAATATGTCGGGAGCATTGAGTTCTACTTACTTTTCGAACCTTTTTAAAAAACCTGTAATCTACAATGCCAGCGTGATTGTAGATGGAAACGATGAGGGATTGGAGCGAGTAAAAGGAATGATTGGCCTTTCTTTTATTCTGAAAAGAACCGAACGCACATCTTTAACTCTGGGGGGAATTGTAATAATTGACCCGACAGCCCAAATTCCGTTCTTCCCGGTTTTCAGTTTTACGCACCGATTTAAAAACTCTCAATGGGAACTTGATTTTATATTGCCTCAGCGACTGTTAATTCGCAGACCAATTGGTGAAAAGGGCAGATTTTCTATTGGAAGTACGTTTGGTGGTAACGGATTTTATGTTAATGTGGATGCCCCCAACTTCCCGGATACTTTCGAATACAGTCAGTTGGAAATTAACAGTGGTCTCATTTATGAACACAAAATATCAAACAGTCTTGTGGCTACCGTAAAAGGAGGAATCACAAACTTTATTGGCAACCGATTGACTGAAAAAGGGGAACCCAACAAAGACTATATTTATGAAAACGATCAAAAAGCCACAGGTTATTTTAATGTAGGTTTTTCCTTCGATCCGTTTTTAAAAAATAAAGCAAAAAAGAATTGAAAAGTTTGAAGCCTGATTTGTTAAAACTAGGATTCATGATTGATGGTTAGTAGGAAAGCCCCGGTAGCAATATCGGGGTTTTTTAAAACGGCACATCATCGTTACCATCGGCAGAAGATAAATCGTCGTTCATGGAACTGCCAAAAGCTTCTCCCGGAGAGGGTAAATGACTAGTTTTAAAAGTATCGTCGTTTGCGGCATCGTTCATTCTGGAATGGATTTCGGTTGGGAAATCGAAGGTTTCCAAATTTTCGAAGCGTCCCAAATGCCCCACAAACTTCAGTTTAATTTCATCCAGACCACCATTACGGTGCTTGGCAACAATAAACTCGGCCTGCCCGGCGGTTGGGGTTCGTTCTTCGTCATCCCACTCTTCAATTTTGTAATATTCGGGACGGTAGATAAACGAAACAATATCGGCATCCTGTTCGATGGCTCCCGATTCACGAAGATCGGACAACAATGGTCGCTTGCTTCCACCTCGGGTTTCTACGGCTCTTGATAATTGCGAAAGCGCGATTACCGGTACGTTTAATTCTTTTGCCAGGGCTTTCAGGTTTCTAGAGATGGTTGAAATTTCCTGTTCTCTGTTTCCACCTTTCTGACTTCCACCGGCGGTCATTAACTGCAAATAATCGATCATGATAAGCTTGATACCGTGCTGTGATGAAAGTCGACGAGCTTTGGCTCTTAAATCGAAGATGGAAAGTGAAGGAGTATCATCAATAAAAAGCGGCGCTTTTTCTAGCCCTTTCACTTTTACATTCAACTGTTCCCATTCGTGTTTTTCAAGATTTCCGGTTCGCAGTTTTTCGGAACTTAGACCGGTTTCGGAAGAAATTAAACGGGTTATTAATTGAACCGAAGACATTTCCAAAGAGAAAAAAGCAACGGGAATATTGTGTTCTACCGCAACGTTACGTGCCATAGAGAGTGTTAAAGCGGTTTTACCCATACCGGGACGAGCTGCGATAATCACCAAATCACTGGGTTGCCAGCCTGAAGTTAACTTATCGACTTTGGTAAAACCTGAAGGAATTCCTGAAAGGCCTTCTTTGTTTGCTATTTCTTCAATACGTTTTTTGGCTTGTATCACCAAACTTTGTGCTGTCTCGGAAGAACGTTTTATGTTCCCTTGTGTAATATCGTATAATTTCGATTCGGCATTGTCCAGCAAATCGAAAACATCGGTGGTTTCGTCGTAGGAATCTTCAATAATTTCGTTCGAAATTTTTATCAAACTTCGCTGAATGTATTTCTGAAGAATGATGCGTGCATGGAATTCGATATGCGCCGAAGAGGACACTTTTTGGGTTAATTGAACCAAATAATATTCGCCTCCAACGCGATCCAGCTTTAGGTCCTTCTTTAATTGGGACGAAACGGTTAATAAGTCCACCGGCTCACTATTTTCGAATAGTGTGTGAATGGCCTCAAATATGTGTTGATGGGCTTCCTTGTAGAAAACTTCACTGTGTAGAATATCGATTACCTCATCGACTCCTTTTTTGTCGATCATCATGGCTCCCAGTACAACCTCTTCTAAATCAGTCGCTTGCGGCGGGAGTTTTCCTTTTTCGAGCGAAATTACCTGTGACGGGCGCGCCGAATATGAAGTGTGAGGTTTCAATTTTTCCATTAGGCGAATGTAAATAAAATGTTAAGAGAAGCGAAGAGAAAAGGAATTTCTATGTTCACTAGTCATTAACAATTGAACTGTTGACAACTTTAATTTATTGTTAATAAGGTACAAAAAAATCTGAAGCGGAGCCTTCAGATTTTTGAAAGGGTTGGTATTGCTGAAATCAAGATTTGAATACTCCCATTTTTGAATATTTTTCCATGCGTTCG
This genomic stretch from Ulvibacter sp. MAR_2010_11 harbors:
- a CDS encoding mechanosensitive ion channel family protein, translated to MSDFFTTHKAAIVYACVVIGIVALLVLITNLLHNWLAKKAKRKYPNEEPETIHLIRRIFRTLWVTLGISAISFIFIDENLYTEAQNNFFLIAYLGFVLIITIIGASVVQTLFARAIRKKTIVEGGDPTSYKFLRYLAIFAVYFIGALLAILAFPSLRGIAQTALGGAGILAVVAGVASQEALANLVGGVFIIAFKPFKINDVVKISETMVGTVTDITLRHTVIRNYENKMIVIPNSIINKEKVINYDLGERKCCHWIEIGISYDSDIDLAKNIMQQECENHPNILDNRTYYERHHNVPKVITRVIKLDESQVTLRAWAWASDFPTAFIMKCDLLESIKKRFVVEGIEIPFPHRTLVLKKEQLEVISKSMHAVE
- a CDS encoding efflux RND transporter periplasmic adaptor subunit, which gives rise to MKTKTIFILITLLAVIGIAYTLFTNKQELNEQANIKEQDFAVPVQVVTVSQKSLTDALTATGEFRGWEEVTLVAESQGSIEYLRFEEGDKVNKGQIIAKIDAVSLGAQLSSARSSFAKAEKDVERYIRLEKAGAVSKTQLEDMRLQMENAQTNIAQINQQLSFTTVKSPIDGIINTLMVEETSFVMPGNEIAEIVQVDKLKLIVNVSESELSKIREGQEVKIKTDVFPLKEFSGKVSNISVKGDASRKYKVTLEVKNIQEEKLRAGMFGEVHFDAVASAKQSALVIPRESIAGSLQNPQIYIVKDNVAFLTTIKTGATINGDVVVLSGLSAGDLVVTKGIINLKDNTKVKITK
- a CDS encoding TolC family protein, with the translated sequence MNTRIKLLLFVISYTLFVSCAFSQEESISLTLEEAVNIAIENNTNLNKAKIDEQIVQAQIAEVKGRALPQISGSGQFSDNFSLATQQLPGEFFGGEPGTTVDVAFGNRYNLTAGVNVQQQLLDFQLFNSVRAAKALETLQELQTLQTTEDLIINVVQVYIQIQVTEKQIQLLQENYNRTNSLVELSDAKYEEGIIRKLDLNQLIVNRSNLNTQIEDVRFTRNEQVRLLNLYLNIPISTSVTLTEKLEDRAPYPIEEGLNVASNIQFQQMEQQLDLALLDEKQVKSRYLPTLSAYFNYNYQGNSNELTVSSPDYQDQWNGNWGLTASIPIFDGFQRSKQLQQKQLTTKKLEEDKINLNNSIQKAYEDAKEQLLLSNTQIESQQSNMELAKENYAGIKLSYNEGVADLTELLDAEFALQQAQSNYLNALLQSKVAELTLLKANGQLSKLITQN
- a CDS encoding GbsR/MarR family transcriptional regulator is translated as MKIQLTHKQQELVESFGVIQEQMGLPPASARVNSLLTVANETELTFDEIRETLQLSKSATSNAINSLLSLDRIGYKTKTGDRKRYFFSKLDQWKSSFRKDISGLSGYNEVMKEILLNRSPKTKEYNAKIKELTLFMDYFMKESIKLIDNWNKR
- a CDS encoding efflux RND transporter permease subunit; the encoded protein is MSITELAVKRPTLAVVVFTILGLIGVISYTSLGYELLPKITSPVLSISTVYPGASPGEVENSVTTKIEDAVAGLEGVKEITSTSQEGLSLVNVELQYNADVDAVLSDAQRKVNNIVGDLPDQVNQPSVEKFSFDELPIMRLGVSSSMNPVDFNDLVENNLKETLSRVDGVARVTMVGGNEREIRINVDRDKLKVYGLSILQVSQAIGTANLDFPTGSIKDNSQQVIVRLSGKFQNVEEIKNLTVSSSEEGSTIKIKDIAEVYDTTKEVSTISRINGISSIGLTISKQSDGNTVQVAEDVITAIKKIETANDDKDLKIDIAQDSSVFTLEAANSVIFDLGLAVGLVALIMLFFLHSWRDAVIVMVSIPVSIITTFILMNLLGYTLNLMTLLGLSLVVGILVDDSIVVLENIHSHMERGKNRFEAAIASWKEIGLSVMSITLVLIAVFLPITFVTGLIADLLKQFSIVVAFATAVSLLVSFTLTPLLASRFSSVMELQPSKVLHKPLIWFEKGLDGINQFYKDALAYTLKHKRWTSLVLLVMIVGSFSLLGFGFIGTEFVKSGDNGEFIVELELPKESTIEETNLATLQVEEYLLQEVVVSSVFTTVGTGSGSGGNSSNLAQINAKMISPDERTITSEKFALQVKEELSQKIPGVKFKTAAVGMVGGSTAGPIQVILTGNNIDELIEVAEEMKIVIDKVPGTREEELSVEGGNPEIAITVDRDKMAVLKLTMSDVGNTMQNAFAGNTQYKFRDGENEYDINVKLDQFDRKNIDDIKKLTFLNTKSELIELQQFADVQQSTGPTKLERNNKKSSISIGAQVLGRPVGTVSTEVETALTQMKLPEGVSYEMGGDLESQTEAFASLGLALLMSIVLVYLIMVALYESYAYPLVVMFSVPTALIGAFLILALFKESLGVFTFLGLIMLVGLVIKNAILIVDAANQYKEQGLNSREAVEKAGVSRLRPILMTTIAMVIAMIPIAFATGAGSEWKNGLALVLIGGLISSLLFTVIIVPIMFVVIDIWKGVITKKIAKVPTKAEVLETISAHQ
- the dnaB gene encoding replicative DNA helicase, yielding MEKLKPHTSYSARPSQVISLEKGKLPPQATDLEEVVLGAMMIDKKGVDEVIDILHSEVFYKEAHQHIFEAIHTLFENSEPVDLLTVSSQLKKDLKLDRVGGEYYLVQLTQKVSSSAHIEFHARIILQKYIQRSLIKISNEIIEDSYDETTDVFDLLDNAESKLYDITQGNIKRSSETAQSLVIQAKKRIEEIANKEGLSGIPSGFTKVDKLTSGWQPSDLVIIAARPGMGKTALTLSMARNVAVEHNIPVAFFSLEMSSVQLITRLISSETGLSSEKLRTGNLEKHEWEQLNVKVKGLEKAPLFIDDTPSLSIFDLRAKARRLSSQHGIKLIMIDYLQLMTAGGSQKGGNREQEISTISRNLKALAKELNVPVIALSQLSRAVETRGGSKRPLLSDLRESGAIEQDADIVSFIYRPEYYKIEEWDDEERTPTAGQAEFIVAKHRNGGLDEIKLKFVGHLGRFENLETFDFPTEIHSRMNDAANDDTFKTSHLPSPGEAFGSSMNDDLSSADGNDDVPF